The proteins below come from a single Streptococcus canis genomic window:
- the sdaAB gene encoding L-serine ammonia-lyase, iron-sulfur-dependent subunit beta has translation MNTQKFQSVFDIIGPVMIGPSSSHTAGAVRIGRVVHSIFGEIPDEVTFHLYNSFAKTYQGHGTDKALVAGIMGMDTDNPDIKHSMEIAYQKGIKIYWDILKDSNAPHPNTVKISVKKGDKSMSVTGVSIGGGNIQVTELNGFSVSLSMNTPTIITVHQDIPGMIAKVTDILSSNDINIATMTVTRESAGEKAIMIMEVDSRECQEVVKLIAKIPNIHNVNFFD, from the coding sequence ATGAACACACAAAAATTTCAATCAGTTTTTGACATCATTGGACCAGTTATGATTGGCCCATCAAGTAGTCACACCGCTGGTGCTGTCAGAATCGGCAGAGTAGTTCATTCCATCTTTGGAGAAATTCCTGATGAAGTGACCTTCCACCTCTACAATTCTTTTGCCAAAACCTACCAAGGACATGGCACTGACAAGGCACTTGTGGCAGGAATTATGGGAATGGATACTGATAATCCCGACATCAAACATTCTATGGAGATTGCCTATCAAAAAGGAATTAAGATTTACTGGGACATTTTAAAAGACAGTAATGCGCCTCATCCCAATACCGTTAAAATCAGTGTTAAAAAGGGTGATAAAAGCATGAGTGTTACTGGTGTTTCAATTGGTGGAGGAAATATCCAAGTGACAGAACTAAATGGTTTTTCTGTCTCGCTATCCATGAATACTCCTACTATCATTACAGTTCATCAAGATATTCCTGGAATGATTGCTAAAGTGACCGACATCTTATCTTCCAATGATATTAACATTGCGACTATGACTGTTACTCGTGAATCTGCTGGCGAAAAGGCCATCATGATCATGGAAGTTGATTCTAGAGAGTGTCAAGAAGTTGTCAAGCTTATTGCCAAAATCCCTAATATTCACAATGTCAACTTCTTTGACTAG
- the mnmA gene encoding tRNA 2-thiouridine(34) synthase MnmA: MTDNSKTRVVVGMSGGVDSSVTALLLKEQGYDVIGVFMKNWDDTDEFGVCTATEDYKDVAAVADQIGIPYYSVNFEKEYWDRVFEYFLAEYRAGRTPNPDVMCNKEIKFKAFLDYAMTLGADYVATGHYAQVKRDENGTVHMLRGADNGKDQTYFLSQLSQEQLQKTLFPLGHLQKPEVREIAERAGLATAKKKDSTGICFIGEKNFKQFLSQYLPAQKGRMMTVDGRDMGEHAGLMYYTIGQRGGLGIGGQHGGDNQPWFVVGKDLSQNILYVGQGFYHESLMSTSLDASVIHFTRDMPEEFTLECTAKFRYRQPDSQVTVHVRGDKAEVVFAEPQRAITPGQAVVFYDGEECLGGGMIDIAYKDGQACQYI; the protein is encoded by the coding sequence ATGACAGATAACTCAAAGACACGTGTTGTCGTTGGTATGAGTGGTGGCGTTGACTCATCTGTAACAGCTCTGCTTTTAAAGGAACAAGGTTACGATGTTATCGGTGTCTTCATGAAAAACTGGGACGATACAGATGAATTTGGTGTGTGCACGGCAACTGAGGATTATAAAGACGTAGCAGCTGTTGCTGATCAAATTGGCATTCCTTATTACTCTGTAAATTTTGAAAAAGAATATTGGGATAGAGTATTTGAATATTTCTTGGCTGAATACCGAGCAGGCCGTACCCCAAATCCCGATGTCATGTGTAATAAGGAAATTAAATTTAAAGCTTTCCTTGACTATGCAATGACTTTAGGAGCAGATTATGTAGCAACGGGACACTATGCTCAAGTCAAGCGTGATGAAAATGGTACGGTTCACATGTTACGTGGGGCTGATAATGGCAAAGATCAAACCTACTTTCTAAGCCAACTGTCACAGGAACAACTACAAAAAACGTTATTCCCCCTTGGTCATTTGCAAAAGCCAGAAGTTAGGGAAATTGCTGAGAGAGCAGGGCTTGCAACGGCTAAAAAGAAAGATTCAACAGGTATTTGTTTTATTGGTGAAAAGAATTTTAAACAATTTTTGAGTCAATATTTACCGGCACAAAAAGGTCGCATGATGACTGTTGATGGTCGTGATATGGGAGAACATGCCGGTCTCATGTATTATACTATTGGTCAGCGTGGTGGTCTGGGCATTGGTGGTCAGCATGGTGGTGATAATCAACCATGGTTTGTTGTTGGTAAAGATTTATCACAAAACATTTTATACGTTGGTCAAGGTTTCTACCATGAATCTTTGATGTCAACTAGTCTTGACGCCTCAGTCATCCACTTTACACGTGATATGCCAGAAGAGTTTACATTAGAATGTACGGCTAAATTTCGCTATCGTCAACCAGATTCACAAGTGACGGTCCATGTTAGAGGAGATAAGGCAGAAGTTGTTTTTGCAGAGCCTCAACGAGCAATCACTCCTGGTCAAGCTGTTGTTTTCTATGATGGGGAAGAATGCCTTGGTGGCGGTATGATTGATATAGCCTATAAAGATGGACAAGCTTGTCAATACATTTAA
- the sdaAA gene encoding L-serine ammonia-lyase, iron-sulfur-dependent, subunit alpha, translating into MFYTIEELVKQADQQFGGNVAELMIATEIEMTGRSRQDIVTIMSRNLQVMKDSVKEGLTSTKSISGLTGGDALKMDNYIKREKSLADKTVLNAVRNAMAVNELNAKMGLVCATPTAGSAGCLPAVLATAIDKLDLSEKEQLEFLFTAGAFGLVIGNNASISGAEGGCQAEVGSASAMSAAALVKAAGGTAYQASQAIAFVIKNLLGLICDPVAGLVEVPCVKRNALGASFALVAADMALANIESQIPVDEVIDAMYQVGSAMPTAFRETAEGGLAATPTGRRYTKDIFGE; encoded by the coding sequence ATGTTTTATACCATTGAAGAACTTGTCAAACAAGCTGACCAACAATTTGGTGGGAATGTTGCTGAATTAATGATTGCTACAGAAATCGAGATGACTGGTCGAAGTCGACAGGACATCGTTACGATAATGTCACGCAATTTGCAGGTCATGAAAGACTCTGTCAAGGAAGGTTTAACCTCAACAAAATCCATTAGTGGTCTAACAGGTGGTGATGCCCTTAAAATGGATAACTATATTAAGAGAGAAAAAAGTCTTGCTGACAAAACCGTCCTTAATGCTGTTAGAAATGCTATGGCTGTCAATGAATTAAATGCCAAAATGGGGCTAGTTTGTGCAACACCAACTGCTGGTAGTGCAGGATGCTTGCCTGCTGTCCTTGCCACAGCAATTGACAAACTTGACTTATCAGAAAAAGAACAATTAGAATTTCTTTTCACAGCTGGTGCCTTTGGCCTTGTTATCGGGAACAATGCATCTATTTCTGGTGCAGAGGGTGGTTGTCAAGCAGAAGTTGGTTCTGCATCTGCCATGAGCGCTGCAGCTCTTGTTAAAGCAGCAGGTGGAACAGCTTACCAAGCTAGTCAAGCTATTGCCTTTGTCATTAAAAACTTATTGGGACTTATCTGTGATCCTGTCGCTGGCCTAGTAGAAGTTCCTTGCGTCAAACGCAATGCTCTTGGAGCAAGTTTTGCCCTCGTCGCTGCTGATATGGCTTTGGCTAATATTGAGTCTCAAATTCCTGTCGATGAAGTTATTGACGCTATGTATCAAGTCGGATCTGCGATGCCAACTGCCTTTCGTGAAACAGCTGAGGGAGGTCTTGCAGCAACTCCAACTGGTCGCCGTTACACTAAAGACATTTTTGGAGAATAG
- the mnmG gene encoding tRNA uridine-5-carboxymethylaminomethyl(34) synthesis enzyme MnmG — MTHEFTESYDVIVVGAGHAGVEASLATSRMGCKTLLATINLDMLAFMPCNPSIGGSAKGIVVREIDALGGEMGKNIDKTYIQMKMLNTGKGPAVRALRAQADKSLYAREMKHTVEKQDNLTLRQTMIDDILVEDGRVVGVLTATGQKFAAKAVVVTTGTALRGEIILGELKYSSGPNNSLASVTLADNLKKLGLEIGRFKTGTPPRVKASSIDYDQTEIQPGDDKPNHFSFMSKDADYLKDQIPCWLTYTNQTSHDIINQNLYRAPMFSGIVKGVGPRYCPSIEDKIVRFADKERHQLFLEPEGRDTEEVYVQGLSTSLPEDVQKELIHSIKGLEKAEMMRTGYAIEYDIVLPHQLRATLETKLISGLFTAGQTNGTSGYEEAAGQGIIAGINAALKVQGKPELILKRSDAYIGVMIDDLVTKGTLEPYRLLTSRAEYRLILRHDNADMRLTEIGRKIGLVDDDRWNAFEIKKNQFDNELKRLDSIKLKPVKATNDRVQELGFKPLTDAMTAKEFMRRPEIDYATAVSFVGPAAEDLDAKIIELLETEIKYEGYIRKALDQVAKMKRMEEKRIPANIDWDAIDSIATEARQKFKKINPETIGQASRISGVNPADISILMVYLEGNSKARRKP; from the coding sequence ATGACACATGAATTTACAGAAAGCTATGATGTTATTGTCGTAGGAGCAGGTCATGCGGGTGTTGAAGCGAGTTTAGCTACCAGTCGTATGGGCTGTAAAACTTTACTAGCAACAATTAATCTGGATATGTTGGCTTTTATGCCGTGTAATCCTTCCATTGGAGGATCTGCCAAAGGGATAGTGGTAAGAGAGATTGATGCTCTTGGCGGTGAGATGGGGAAAAATATTGATAAAACTTACATCCAGATGAAAATGCTTAATACAGGTAAGGGTCCAGCTGTTCGTGCCCTACGCGCTCAGGCAGACAAATCTCTCTATGCTCGTGAAATGAAACATACGGTTGAAAAACAAGACAATTTGACTCTTCGTCAGACCATGATTGATGATATTCTGGTTGAAGATGGACGAGTTGTAGGTGTTTTAACAGCCACAGGGCAAAAATTTGCGGCTAAGGCTGTTGTAGTGACAACAGGAACAGCTCTACGTGGGGAAATTATTTTAGGAGAACTCAAATATTCATCTGGGCCTAATAACAGTTTAGCGTCAGTGACCTTGGCAGATAATTTGAAAAAACTTGGCTTAGAAATCGGTAGATTCAAAACAGGAACGCCTCCTCGTGTCAAAGCATCTTCTATTGATTACGATCAAACGGAAATTCAGCCAGGCGATGACAAACCTAATCATTTTTCATTTATGTCAAAAGATGCTGACTATCTCAAAGATCAAATTCCATGCTGGTTGACTTATACGAATCAAACCAGTCATGATATTATTAATCAGAACCTTTACAGAGCTCCGATGTTTTCTGGGATTGTTAAGGGTGTAGGCCCTCGTTATTGCCCATCTATTGAGGATAAGATTGTTCGCTTTGCTGATAAAGAACGTCATCAACTTTTCCTAGAGCCAGAAGGACGTGATACAGAGGAAGTGTATGTTCAAGGGTTGTCAACGAGTCTTCCAGAAGATGTTCAAAAAGAATTGATTCATTCTATCAAGGGACTTGAGAAGGCTGAAATGATGCGCACTGGTTATGCTATTGAATATGATATTGTTTTGCCTCATCAATTACGTGCGACACTTGAAACCAAATTAATTTCAGGACTCTTTACAGCTGGGCAAACCAATGGAACATCTGGTTATGAGGAGGCTGCTGGTCAAGGGATTATTGCTGGTATCAATGCTGCCCTTAAAGTTCAAGGTAAGCCAGAACTTATTTTGAAGCGAAGTGATGCTTATATTGGTGTTATGATTGATGATTTGGTTACGAAAGGAACCTTGGAACCTTACCGTTTATTGACATCACGCGCAGAGTACCGTTTGATTTTACGTCATGATAATGCTGACATGCGGTTGACAGAGATTGGCCGCAAAATTGGGTTGGTTGATGATGACCGTTGGAATGCTTTTGAAATTAAGAAAAACCAATTTGATAACGAACTAAAACGTCTGGACAGTATCAAATTAAAACCAGTAAAAGCAACGAATGATCGTGTGCAGGAACTTGGGTTTAAACCACTAACCGATGCGATGACAGCTAAAGAGTTTATGCGTCGTCCAGAAATTGATTATGCTACGGCAGTTTCTTTTGTTGGCCCTGCGGCTGAGGATTTAGATGCTAAAATTATTGAACTTTTGGAAACAGAAATCAAATATGAAGGTTATATTCGCAAAGCCTTAGATCAGGTTGCTAAGATGAAACGCATGGAAGAAAAACGTATTCCTGCTAATATTGATTGGGATGCTATTGATTCCATTGCGACTGAAGCGCGTCAAAAATTTAAAAAGATTAATCCCGAAACTATTGGTCAAGCTAGCCGTATTTCAGGGGTAAATCCTGCTGATATTAGTATTTTAATGGTCTATTTAGAAGGAAATAGCAAGGCACGTCGTAAACCCTAA